The window CGTTGACGTCGGGCAGGTTCAGGTCCAGCACCACCAGGTCGGCGCGGACGCCGTCCGCGATCATGTCGAGTGCGGCCTGCAGCGCGGGCGCGGTGTGCATGCTGCTGATCGCGGCCACCGCCTGCAGGGTCATCGACAGGGCATCGCAGAACAGCGGGTGGTCATCCACCAGCAGCGCCGCGTGGAACCCTGGTGTTTTCGGCGTGTCCGGCTGTGTCGGCATATCGGCACCAAAGCTGTTGTTTGCCTGCCAGCTTAGCAAGCGGGCGGCCGCTGCGGTATACGCCTAAAGTCGCATAGGACAGGCGCGCCCCCGTTGGAGGCGCGCCTGATCCTGTTTCGCGGGGCCGGGCCGGATCAGTCTGCCTGCGCCAGCTGGCGGGGCAGGCGGAAGGTCCAGACCATGCCGCCCTGGTTCAGGTAGTTCACCTTCTTGGCGACCTCGCCGCCCCACAGCGGCACCGCGCCGCCCCAGCCGGAGATCACCGAGACATACTGCTCGCCGTCCTGTTCCCAGGTGACCGGCTGGCCGACGATGCCGGAGCCGGTCTGGAACGACCACAGCTCCTCGCCGGTCTCGTCGTCAAAGGCGATGAAACGGCCCTCGGGGGTGCCGGTGAACACCAGCCCGCCCGCGGTGGTCATCACCCCGGCCCACAGCGGCGCGTCGTTCTTGAACTCCCACTTGATCTCGCCGGTGTCGGGGTCGATCGCCTTGAGACTGCCGATGTGGTCCTCGTAGTTGGGCTTGATGGTGAAGCCCGCGCCGAGGTAGGCGGCGCCCTTCTTGTAGCTGATCGGCTCGTTCCAGATGTCCATGCCCCATTCATTGGAGGGCACATAGAAGTTGCCGGTGTTCTGCGAAAACGCCATCGGCATCCAGTTCTTGCCGCCGAGGAAGGACGGCGAGGCAAAGATCACCTCGCCCTTGTTGCCGTTGGCCGCATCCGCGGGGTTGCCGGGGCGGTTGGCCTCGTTGAAGACCGGGCGGCCGGTCTCGTCGATGCCCTCGGCCCAGGTGATGTCCTTGACGAAGGGGGCGGCGCTGACGAATTTGCCGTCCTCGCGGTTCAGCACGTAGAAGAAGCCGTTGCGGTCGGCGGTGCCGTAGCGCTTGTTGCCGCTGCGGTCGGTGTAGGGCACCACCTCGTTGACGCCGTCATAGTCCCAGCCTTCGCGCGGGGTGGTCTGGAAGTGCCATTTGATCTCGCCGGTGGCGGGGTCGATGCCGATGCGGCTGGCGGCATAGAGGTTGTCGCCGGCGTTGCCCTCGACCGGGGTGCCGGCGTTGCGCAGGTGGCTGTTCCAGGGTGCCGGGTTGCCCGCGCCGAAGATCAGCGTGCCGGTGTCGGCGTCATAGGAGCCGCCAAGCCAGGTGGCGCCGCCGCCGGTCTTCCACATGTCGCCGGGCCAGGTCGCGTTGAGGGTGCCGGTCATGGTGCTTTCCTCGCCCTTGAAGGTGCCCATGTGGCCCTCGATCACCGGCCGGGTCCAGACCAGCTCGCCGGTTTCGGCGTCACGCGCCTGCACCTCGCCGACGATGCCGAATTCGCCGCCGGAGTTGCCGGTGATCACCAGCCCGTTGACGATCAGCGGCGCGGCGGTCAGCGAATAGCCGGCCTTGTAGTCGGCCACCTTCTTGCGCCATTTGACGTCGCCGGTCTTGAGATCCAGCGCCACGATGCGGGCGTCCAGGGTGCCGAAATAGAAGCTGTCGCCGTAGATCGCGCCGCCGCGGTTCACCACGTCGCAGCAGGGCAGGATGCCCTCGGGCAGGCGGGCGTCGTACTGCCAGATCTCCTGGCCGGTCTTGACGTCGATGGCGTAGACCCGGCTGTAGGAGCCGGTGATGTACATGATGCCGTCGTAGATCAGCGGCTGGGTTTCCTGGCCGCGCTGTTTCTCGCCGCCGAGGCTGAAGGCCCAGGCGGGCACCAGATTGGCGATGTTGTCCTTGTTCAGGGTGTCCAGCGGGCTGTAGCGCTGCAGGTGCCTCCCCATCCCGTTGGTGACCACCTGGGTCGTGTTGGCCTGATCGTTCCTGAGATCGTCCTCAGTGACCCCGGCGTGGCTGACGCCCGCCATCATGGTCGCCGTGGCGACCGCCGTGATGAAGCGGTTCATTGGGCTCCTCCCTTTCAATGGATATGCAACAGCCACCGCCCGGTGCGGGCTGCCGGCCTGCCACAGTATCCAAGCCGCGGCGGCCGGGCGGTATTGCACAATGGTCGTAAGCGGGGGCGGGGCCGGGGGCCGGACGGGCAGGCGGCACGCGGCCGGACCCGGCGCCTTGCGAGCCGGGCCTTGCGCCAGAATTGGGACCGACGGCACGGGGCAGGGGGGGCTGCGGTCAGCCCGGTTTTGCGGCCTTGCGGAGCAGACCGCGGGCCGGGTCATAGCCCCAGACCGCCAGCCCCAGCCAGACCAGCCCGGACAGCAGCACCCACAGGAAGGCAGCGGGGTTCAGCTGCGAATAAAGGGCGAAGCGGATCAGCTCGACCGCGTGGGTGAAGGGGTTGAAGGCGCAGATATGGTGCAGCAGCGCCGAGCTTTCGGCCATCTTCCACAGCGGGTAGAGCGCGGTGGAGAGGAAAAACATTGGGAAGATCACGAAGTTCATCACCCCGGCGAAATTCTCCAGCTGGCGGATCACCGAGGACAGCGCCAGCCCCAGCGCCCCCAGCATCAGCCCGGCCAGCACCAGCGCGGGCAGCGCGGCGGCATAGCCGGACCAGGCAAAGCGGATCCCGGACAGCGCCGCCAGCGCCAGGAACACATAGACCTGCAGGATCGAGATCCCGGTGCCGGCCAGCAGGCGGCAGACCAGCAGCCACCAGCGCGGCAGCGGGCAGGTCAGCAAGAGCCGCATCGAGCCCATCTCGCGGTCATAAACCATCGACAGCGAGCTTTGCATGCCGTTGAACAGAAGGATCATGCCGCAGAGGCCGGGCACGATATAGACCTCGTAGGTGGTGTAGGTGGCATAGGGCGGGGTGATCGACAGGCCGAGCGCGGCGCGGAAGCCCGCGGCAAACACCACCAGCCACAGCATCGGCCGCACCAGTGCCGCGATGAAGCGGCCGCGCTGGCCGGTGAAGCGCAGCGCCTCGCGCCGGGTGATCGCCGCCAGGGCCAGCAGCCAGGCCATCACGCGGCCGCGCCCGTCAGCGTCAGGTAGTGATCGGCCAGCCCCAGCCCGCCGCGCAGCTGGCGGGCGGTGCCGTCCCCGGCCAGCCGCCCGCGGTGCAGGATCAGCAGCTGGTCGGCGTCCTCGATCTCATCCGTGAGATGGGTGGCCCACAGGACCGTCAGCCCGCGGCGGCGCGACAGGTCGTGCAGATGGCCGGTGACCGCCTGCCGGGTTGCCGCGTCCAGCCCCGCCGTCGGCTCGTCCAGCAGCAGCACCCTGGGGCGGTGGATCAGGCTGCGGGCGATCTCCAGCCGGCGGCGGTGGCCGCCGTTGAGGCTGCGCACCCGCTCGCCCAGCCGCTCGCGCATGTCCAGCCGGTCCAGCGCCGCCTCGATCCGCAGCTGGGCCGCGGCGCCGCGCAGCCCGTGCAGGGCGGCAAAATAGCTGAGGTTGCGCTGCACCGTCAGGTCCAGGTCCAGCGTCGGCTGCTGGAACACCACCCCCATCTGGCGCAGCGCCTTGCGCGGGCTGCGGGCCATGTCGTGGCCGGCAATCGTGATGCGGCCCTGCGGCGCGGTGAACAGCCCGGTGAGCAGCGCGAACAGGGTCGATTTGCCCGCCCCGTTGGGGCCGAGCAGGGCGCAGAAGGTGCCGGGCTCGACGCGGAAGCTGACCTCCCGCAGTGCCTCTCGGGCGCCGTAGGCATAGCTGAGGCTGTCCACGCGCAGGCCGGTCATTGGATGGTGATCTCCAGCAGCTGGGTGGTGCCGGTGGAGCCGGGCACCTTGAGGTGGTAGCTGCCGGGTTTCAGCGCGATGAAGCCGATCTCCATCTCGCCCGCCTCGTCGAATTCGACGCTGTCGAGGCCCAGCGGGCGGATTTCCAGCCCTTCGACCACGATTTCGTCGATCCAGACCGCGCGGAAGAAATCCGCGCCGGCCAGCGCCAGCTCCTGGCTGCCGTCGCCGTGGATTTCGACCTCGTAATAGGTGCCGGATTGCAGCACCCAGGGGGCCGCGGCCAGCGGCATTCCGGCCGAGAGGGTGATCGGCGGCAGGTCCTGCTTGTTGGAAGCCGACAGGAGCCCGGCGAGGCCGAGGCCGGTCTTGCCCGGATCATCATCGCCATCGGCAAAGGCGGCGGCGGGCAGGGCCAGGCACAGGGCCGCGGAGAGTAGGCGGGATTTCAGCATCAGGGATCCTCCTGTCATGATGCGCCGCGCATACGGGGCGCGGCCGGGATCAGGGCCGCAGCGCCGCGCCCCAGGGGAAGCGGCCGACCTTGATCGATTTCAGCGCCTTGCGCCGGGCGGCATCGATCACGGTGACATCGCCGGAGACGCCGTTGGTGGTGAACAGCAGCGACTTGTCGGGGGAAAACGCCATGTGCCAGACCCGGCGGCCGACCAGGATGTAATCCTCCACCTCCAGCGTTTCGGCATTGACCACGGCGACGTGGTTGGACGGCCCCAGCGCGACAAAGGCGGTCTTTTCGTCGGCGGTGAATTCAAACCCCACCGGCTGCACCCGGTCGGGATGCACGCCCTTGACCTCGAACCGGATCTTGCCGGTTTCGGCCTGGGTGGCGGTGTCGAAGACGGTGATGGTGCCGCCGATCTCGGAGGAGACCCAGAGCGCGCTGCCGCCGGCCGTGAACTCGGCGTGGCGGGGGCGGGAATCGACCAGCGTGTTGGCGAACAGCTCCTGCGTCTGGGTGTCGATCCAATGCGCCATGTTGGTGGTCTCAGACGTGGTGATGGCGATCCTGCCGTCGGGCGAGACGGCCATGCCCTCGGGCTCGATCCCGACGTTGATCTGGGCGATCACCTTGCGGGTTTCGGTGTCGACCACGGTGGTCACGGCGTCGTCCTCGTTGGCGATGTAGAGGTGGCGGTCGTTGGGGTGCAGCACGAACTGCTCGGGGTCCTCGCCCGAGGGCAGCTCGTGCAGGACGGCGCCGGTGGCGGCATCCAGCACCTGCACCGTGTCGCTGTCGGAGGCGCAGACGTAGACCCGCGAATAATCCCTGGAAAAGGTGATGCCGCGCGGTCGTTCGCCGGTTTCGATGGTGCGCACCACCTCCAGCGTGGCGATGTCGATCACGCTGATGGTGTCGTCCTTTTCGTTGGTGACCCAGATTTCGGCGGCCGCGAGCGGTGCCGCGGGGGCGAGCAGCGCGGCAAGCGCCAGGGCGGGCAGGGTTCCGGCGGGACGGGTCATTGGAAGGCTCCGCAGTTGCTTTCGGGGGCGTCGAGGCCGAGGGTGTCAAGCTCGCTGTGCTGGTGCAGGAAGCCGGGCAGCGGCGCCTGCGCGGCCAGCGCGCGGGGGGTGGCGAGCGGGACCGGCTGGCGCAGCTGGCCGTTCCAGCGGCGGTAGCTGAGCGGGCGGCCCTTGAAGCCGGCCAGCTCGAAATCCTCCGACAGCATGAAGCGGCGCAGGACGGCGGCGTCGGCGGAGTTGGTGCGGGTCACCGCCTCGCCGATGCTGCGCATGGCCGCCCAGGCGGCGTAGTCGCGCGCCTGCATCCTGCGGCCTGCAAGGTCCTGGAACCGCAATTGCAGCTGGGCCGCGCCCCATTGCTCCACCACCGGCGCCCAGGCCGTCGGCACCAGCCCCTCGGAGCCGGCCACCGGGCGCGGCAGCCAGGTGTTGTAGGGCAGGTAGCGGGCGAAATCCTGCAGCTCATCCGCCACCAGCAGCAGGTCGTGGCGGCCCAGCTCCTGGGTCAGCAGCGGCATCTCCTGGGCGGCGTTGCGGCGCATGTCGGCGCCGTAGGCCCAGGTTGTTTCCGCGCCGATCTTCAGCCCGAACTTGGCCGCGCTCTGGCGCAGGGCGGCGGCAAAGGCCTGATCCTGCGGGTGGCTGCCGGAGATCATCGCAAGGCCGCTCCAGCGTTTCATCAGCGCGAACTGCATCAGCGCGTCGCTGCGCATCAGGTCCGAGGGCAGCGTGTGCAGCAGGTTGCCGCGGCAGTCGGCGCTGCGCAGGCCGGTGTCGGAGCTGGCGGCATTGAACAGCAGCGCCGCCTGCGCCTCGGGCAGGTCGGCGGCGGCCAGCAGCGCCGGCTTCGGCGCGTCGAGTATGAGCAGCGCGGCCTGCGCCAGCGCGGCGCGGGCCGCCGCGGCAAAGTCGCCGCCTTCCGGCACCGTGACCACCTCGAGGCTGTAGCGGTGGCCGAGGAAGCTGCCGGTGGTGAGGTTGCCGGCCAGCCCCAGCCGGGCGCCGGCCTCGCCCAGATCCTTGGGCTGCGGGTCGAGATTGGACAGGGTGGGCGGCTGCGGCTGCTGCTGTTTCAGGTAGACGACGGGCACCTCGATGCCGGCGGCCGCGGCGGGAACCGCGGGGCAGAGGGCGATGAGGAATGTGAACAGAAAGCGCATCGGAAGCCCGCTGGTGGTTGCATGCAGCAAGGCTACTGCCGCCGCCGGGCCCGCGGCCATTGGACCAAGGTCGTAGGGGAGCGGGCCGGTCTAAAACCTAAGTCGCGTATCGGGGCGGCCAGGCGGTTGGCTATGGTCGGGGCAAGCACCAACCCATGGGAGGAAACCATGTTCAGATTGCCCCTTGCGGCCCGCAGCCTTGCCGCCCTTGCCGCTTTTGCCGCCGCCGCCCACGCCCACGGAGACGTCGCGCCGCAGCCGATGAATACCGATGCCCTGCCCGACACGGGCGAGGAATGGCTGACCGAGAACCCCTATCGCGGCCAGGGGCCGGAGGTGTGGCAGGCGGCGATCGATATCGGCGACAGCGGCTACAACCAGAACTGCGCCCGCTGCCACGGGCTGGGCGGCGTGTCGGGCGGGCTGGCGCCGGACCTGCGCTATCTGGAGGCCGAGGAATTCGGCGACGAATGGTATGTGGAGCGGTTCCGCACCGGCTATACCCAGAACGGCATCACCAAGATGCCGGCCTTCGGGGAGCTGCTGGGCCAGAAGGCGGCCTGGGCGATCCGCACCTATCTGGAAACCCGGCCCGATGACGGCGCGCTGGACGAGGCCACCGGGCGGCTGCTGGAAATCCGCGACGAGCTGGCGGCGATGGCCGGCGGCGGCGGCGGCGATGCGGCGGCGCTGGAGGCGGAGCTGACCGGGATTGCCGAGGCGGTGGAGACCGGCTCCGGCGCGCCGGTGGCCGACAGCGTGGCCTACCGCGCCGCCAGCCTGATCGCGGGCGAAGCGCCGGATTATGCCGCGGCGGCCAAGACGCTGACCGTCGGGCTGTCGGCGGCCAACTGACCGGTACGGGGGAGGGGTGCGTGATGAAACAGCTTGCTGGAGCCCTGGCGGTTGCCATTCTGGGCGGTCTCTGGGCCCAGCCCGGCGCGGCGCGCTGCGCCGATCATGTGCCCCAGCCCAAACCGCAGAACACTGCGCGCGATATCGTCGGGCGGGATCTCGACACCATAGTCGAGCGCGGTTTCATCACCTTTGCCGCCTATGAGGATTTCGCGCCCTGGTCCTATGAGGCCGGGGGGCGGATCCAGGGCGCGGACATCGACCTGGGCCGGATGATTGCCGCGGAACTCGGGGTGGAGGCGCGCTTCACCCTGGTGGCGGCGGGCGAGACCCTGGACGCGGATCTGCGCAACTGGGTCTGGAAAGGCCCCATCGTGGGCGGCAGCGTCGCCAATGTCATGCTGCATGTGCCCTATGACAGCGAGTTTGCCTGCCGGGTCGAGCAGGTGGTGTTCACCGGCCAGTACCATGTCGAGGAGGTGGCCATCGCCTACCGCAGGGCGGCCTATCCCGAGGCGCCGCCGGTGCCGGCCTATTTCCGGTTCGACAGCGTGGCGGTGGAGAATGACTCGATCGCCGATTTCTACCTGTCGGCCTTTCCCGGCGGCCAGCTGAGCGGCAATATCCGCCGCTACCCCTCGGCGGCGGCGGCGATGGCGGGGCTGGCGCGGGGCGAGACCAAGGCGGCGATGGGGCCGCTGGCGCAGCTGGAGGCGGGGCTGACCGCGCAGACCGCGGTGCATGTGCCGCCGCTGCCGGGCTTTGCCGCGGGCCGCTGGACCGCCGGGGTGGCGGTGCATTTTTCCTACCGGCCGCTGGCCTATGCGGTGGAGGACGCCATTGCCGCCGGGCTGCAGGACGGCCGGATTGCCGCTATCTTTGCCGCCCACGGGCTGAGCCACCGGCCGCCGGAGCTGCGCTGAGCCGCAGGCCTGCGGCGGTTGATTGCCGTCTCATCCTTCCAGCGTTGTTACAGACCCGTCCAGTCCCAGCAGGGTGGCGCGGGTGCCGCGCGGCAGGCGCGCCAGCGCGGCGGTGATCTCGGCTTTGCTCATCAGGCAGAAGGCGGTGGAGGCCGCATCGGCCAGCGCGGCGCCGGCGGCCTCGGTGCTGACGGTGGCCCATAGCGGCCGCCGCTGCGGATCGGGGTGCAGGATGTGGGTGCCGCCCGCCAGCCGCAGCGCAGCGGGGCTGGAGGTGGCAATGGCGCCGCCGGTCAGGCTGCGGGCGGCAAAGAGGCCGCGGTCCGGATCTGCAAGCCCGAGGCGGAAGGGGCCGCCAAGCGCGGCAAACTCGCCGGTGTCTATCAGCACAGGGCCTAGCCCCAGCCCGGTCAGCGCAGTGCGGACCAGATCGGCGGCGAAGCCCTGGGCGATGCCGTTGAAGGTCAGCGCCTGGCCCGGTGCCAGCCGGATCGCCTGCTTGCGGACCGTAACCTTGTGCCAGCCGGCCAGGCGGGCGGCGGCGGCGGGATCTTCGCCGCGGGACATGGCCTGCCAGAGCGGCTGGACGGCGGGGTCGAACACGCCCTTGGTTGCCTCATGCATCCGGGTGCAGAGGCGGGCCAGCTGCAGAAACTGCCGGGGCGGGCGCAGCAGAACGCCGGACCGGTTCAGCCGCGACAGGGCAGAGGCCGGATCGTAAAGGCTGAACAGCCGTTCGGTGCGGCGCAGCTCTGCCAGCGCGGCGGCAATGGCCTGCTGCGCCAGCGGCGGCGGCGCATGGAGGGTCAGGCGGACCTCGGCGCCGAGCGCGAAGCCCTGCCACGTGACCGGTGCCGCGCGATCTGCGGCGGCCGGGGCCGTGACGGCGGCGGCGGCGGTGATGGCCAGGAACCGGCGGCGGGTCGGATTTATGCTCATTCCGCGGCCTCCTTGGGCTGCTGGCGGCGCGCCGCCACGATCAGCGGCACGCAGCGGGCGGGGTCGTCGTGGATCGACACGCAGTCGAGGCAGCCGAAGCATTCGTCATAGCGGACCGCGCCGGCGCGGCTGATGGCGCCATAGGCGCATTTCACCTTGCACAGCTGGCAGGGCGTGCCGCAGGCGGCACGGCGGGCGATCCAGTTGCGCCGCCGCAGCAGCCCGCCAAGCGCCATGAAGGCGCCGAGCGGGCAGAGGTAGCGGCAGAACGGCTTGAACAGCACCAGCGCCGCCGCCAGCCAGAAGGCGGCATAGGCGGTGAAATACCACTCGCGCGCGAAGCCGGTGGTGATCGCGGTCTTGAAGGGTTCGACCTCGGCTGCGGTGCCGGCATGCTCCGGCGCCAGCAGGATCAGCGCCGCCAGACCGGCCAGCACCGCGTATTTCAGCTTTTTCAGCCGCGTGTCCCAGGCCGGCGACAGGGCGGCCTGCGGCAGCCGCAGCCTGCGGCCGAGGTGGTGGGCGAACTCCTGCAGCGCGCCGAAAGGACAGAGCCAGCCGCAGAACAGGGCGCGGCCCCACAGGATCAGCCCAAAGAGGGCAAAGCCCCAGACCAGCAGGGAAAACGGATCATAGGCGAGAAAGGCATAGCTGCCGCCCTCGGACGCGGTGCGCAGGACGCCCAGCACGGTGACGACGGAGAGCTGGCCCTGGCCCCGCCAGCCGATGAACAGGGTGACAAAGGCCAGCACCGCCAGCCGCACGGGGGTGAGGGTTTTGCGGGCGGCGATGTGCCGCTGGCCCAGCAGCAGGGCGGCGGTCAGCGCGGTCAGAAACAGCGCCAGCACGGACATGTCCGTCCGGCGGCTGCGCAGCGCCTCCTGCCAGGGCGGCACCGGCGCCGGGGCGCTGGCGCGCAGAAAGAAGCGTTCGGGGGTGCTGTGGGTCACCGGGAAGTCGGCGGTGCCGGTCTCTGGCTGGAACATGCCGTGCTTGCGCACCGCCTGGACGTGCAGGGTCCAGTCCTGCGCGGGGTCAAAGCCGAGGCGGCGGTCGGCCCGCAGGATCATCGCGGTGCCCTGATGCAGGGCATCGGGCAGGTCCGGCAACAGTTCCACCAGCAGATCGCTGTCGCGCAGCGCCACCGGCAGGCCGTTCTGCGAGGCCGACAGCCGGTCGGGCGCGGTGTTGCGGATGAACTCGGGGCTGACCAGCCCGTGGCGGCCGGTCTCGATCAGCAGCAGCGGCTCGTCATCGGGGGAGATCGCCAGAAACTCCTGCAGCTCGGCGTGGCCGGCGGGCGACAGCAGCGCGCGGGCAATCGCGGGCGGGCCGAGGTCGGCGATCCACAGGTCCAGATAGGCGGAGTCCGGATGCTGTTTCGCTTCCGGGTCGTCATCGGCCCAGAGGGTGCCGGCAAAGGCGGCGTCCGCCTCGGCATTGGTGACGGTGGCGCGGCTCACCAGCCCTTGCGCAGCCAGTGCCGCCCAGTCCAGCGGCTCGGCATGGTCCGGGTCGGGCCGGGCCGGGGGCGCGGTGACGACGCCGTGCATCTTTTCGCGGGCGACGGCCAGTGTTGCCGCCATCACGGAATCATGGGCGATGCGGACCGAGGCGGTCGCCTTGGTCACCCCGTCGAGATAGACCAGCGAGGATCCCGGCCCGGCGGCGCCGTAGGGGGTGCCGATGGCGATGGACGAGAACACCGAGAGGCCGGGGTACTGCTCAAAGAACTGGTGGAACGGGGCGGGGCCGAGGCCGGAGACGAAGATCGGCTCATTGTGGCTGATCAGCCGGACGTCGAGAAAGGTGCCCTCCGGATCCAGCATCACCAGCGCGTTGACCGGCGCGCCGGAAAAGCCGGGCAGGGGGGCGAGCGGTTCGGTCTCAAAGACGTAGCCCGCGGCGGCGCCGCCGGAATTGAGGAGTGTGTAGACGCCGTTTTCGTTCACCGGTTCGCCCAGCGAGTAGGGTGGCACGATCAGCGCCGCCAGCTCCGCGCGCGGCATCGGGGCGGCGGCGGCCGCCGCGGTCTGGACCAGCCAGGCCATGAGCAGGGGGATGATAAAGCGCAGGCGCATGGGCCGCAGTCTGGCCGCCGACGGGGCCACCCGCCATTGGACCAAAGTCTGACGCTGCCCAATACGACCAAAGGCCAATACCGGGGCCGGCGCGGCGCGGCTAGGCTGAAAGGATCACAGCCAGCTGAGGAGGATGAAATGGCCTGGTCTGCCCCGAAACTGAAGGAAATCAACTGCGGCATGGAGATCAACATGTACTCCCCGTCCGAGGACGAGGGCCGCGAATACGAACCCGATCTGTTCTGATCCGGCGCAAAGGAAAACGGCCATGCGGTTTCTGGTTCTGGGCGCGGCGGCGGGCGGTGGCCTGCCGCAGTGGAATTGCGGATGCGCGAACTGCCGGGATGCACGTCTCGGCCGGATCGCCCCCGCCACCCAGTCCTCGCTGGCCGTTTCGCTGGACGGGCAGTCCTGGGCTGTTCTGAATGCCTCTCCCGACATCCGCATTCAGCTGCAGAACTGCCCGGCCATGCACCCGCAGTCGCTGCGCCACAGCCCGCTGCGGGCGGTGCTGCTGACAAACGGCGACATCGATCATATCGCGGGGCTGCTGAGCCTGCGCGAGCAGACCGCGTTCACCCTGTTCGCCACGGCGGAGATTCTGGATCTGCTGGCCGCCAGCCGGGTGTTCGATGCGCTGTCGGCCGCCAAGGTCGCGCGCCGCGCGGTGGCGCTGGGGGCGGGTTTCGAGCTGCTGCCGGGGCTGCAGGCGCAGGCTTTCGCGGTGCCGGGCAAGGTGCCGCTGTTCATGGAAAGCGGGACAGTGCAGACCGATCTCAGCGGCGAGCAGACGGTGGGCGTGCGGCTGCGCGGCTGCGGCAAGACCGCCTATTACATTCCCGGCTGCTCTGGTGTCACGCCGGAACTTCTGGAGATGCTGCAGGACGCCAATCAGCTGTTTTTCGACGGCACCCTGTGGCAGGACGACGAGATGATCCGCTCCGGCACCGGGGCCAAGACCGGGCAGCGGATGGGCCATGTGCCGATCAGCGGGCCAGAGGGCGCGATTGCCCGGCTGCAGGCGGTGGATGCGGCCAAGACCTTTGTGCATCTGAACAACACCAACCCGGTCTGGCAGCCGGACAGCCCGGAGCGCGCGCATGTGCTGGCCAGCGGCTGGAGCGTTGCCGCCGACGGAATGGAGATCACGCTATGACCGCCCCTGCACGCGCCCTGCCTGCCGCCCATCCGCTGGAGGCGCGGCTGCGCGCCATCGGCGCGGCGCGCTATCATGACAAGCACCCGTTTCATCACCGGCTGCACGGGGGGCAGTGCTCGCCCGATCAGGTGCGGGCCTGGGTGATCAACCGCTGGGCCTATCAGGCGGCGATCCCGATGAAGGATGCGGCCTTTCTGTCGCGCTGCAGCGACCCGGACCTGCGCCGCCTGTGGCGCAGCCGGATCGAGGATCATGACGGCGGCATCGCCGAGGGCGGCGGTCTGCGCCGCTGGCTGCGGCTGGCG of the Leisingera thetidis genome contains:
- a CDS encoding 4Fe-4S binding protein; the protein is MRLRFIIPLLMAWLVQTAAAAAAPMPRAELAALIVPPYSLGEPVNENGVYTLLNSGGAAAGYVFETEPLAPLPGFSGAPVNALVMLDPEGTFLDVRLISHNEPIFVSGLGPAPFHQFFEQYPGLSVFSSIAIGTPYGAAGPGSSLVYLDGVTKATASVRIAHDSVMAATLAVAREKMHGVVTAPPARPDPDHAEPLDWAALAAQGLVSRATVTNAEADAAFAGTLWADDDPEAKQHPDSAYLDLWIADLGPPAIARALLSPAGHAELQEFLAISPDDEPLLLIETGRHGLVSPEFIRNTAPDRLSASQNGLPVALRDSDLLVELLPDLPDALHQGTAMILRADRRLGFDPAQDWTLHVQAVRKHGMFQPETGTADFPVTHSTPERFFLRASAPAPVPPWQEALRSRRTDMSVLALFLTALTAALLLGQRHIAARKTLTPVRLAVLAFVTLFIGWRGQGQLSVVTVLGVLRTASEGGSYAFLAYDPFSLLVWGFALFGLILWGRALFCGWLCPFGALQEFAHHLGRRLRLPQAALSPAWDTRLKKLKYAVLAGLAALILLAPEHAGTAAEVEPFKTAITTGFAREWYFTAYAAFWLAAALVLFKPFCRYLCPLGAFMALGGLLRRRNWIARRAACGTPCQLCKVKCAYGAISRAGAVRYDECFGCLDCVSIHDDPARCVPLIVAARRQQPKEAAE
- the pqqA gene encoding pyrroloquinoline quinone precursor peptide PqqA, which translates into the protein MAWSAPKLKEINCGMEINMYSPSEDEGREYEPDLF
- the pqqB gene encoding pyrroloquinoline quinone biosynthesis protein PqqB codes for the protein MRFLVLGAAAGGGLPQWNCGCANCRDARLGRIAPATQSSLAVSLDGQSWAVLNASPDIRIQLQNCPAMHPQSLRHSPLRAVLLTNGDIDHIAGLLSLREQTAFTLFATAEILDLLAASRVFDALSAAKVARRAVALGAGFELLPGLQAQAFAVPGKVPLFMESGTVQTDLSGEQTVGVRLRGCGKTAYYIPGCSGVTPELLEMLQDANQLFFDGTLWQDDEMIRSGTGAKTGQRMGHVPISGPEGAIARLQAVDAAKTFVHLNNTNPVWQPDSPERAHVLASGWSVAADGMEITL